Proteins encoded together in one Ruminococcaceae bacterium KH2T8 window:
- a CDS encoding GNAT acetyltransferase: MVYELKDTSKVEAIFEGWNETLIYSCLQRVMGKIYVTDQDSPVSAMAFVGCFAFYAGEPDRELVINKPDGFVIMTPQNDGWAALIEDCFPDARKITRYAIKKDTIFDKDDLAKMAAGLPEGYELKKIDSDIYDLCMTDPVTADFVSAFESKEKYLEIGRGMVILKDGKIVSGASSYTRYNEGIEIEVDTVPDERRKGLATVVLASLISSCLEEGLYPSWDAHDMNSVQLSKRFGYEFDHEYTAYEVASDRRTH, translated from the coding sequence ATGGTATATGAGCTGAAAGACACATCAAAAGTTGAAGCAATCTTTGAAGGTTGGAACGAGACCCTGATCTACTCATGCCTTCAGAGAGTCATGGGAAAGATATACGTAACCGATCAGGACTCTCCGGTATCAGCGATGGCTTTCGTCGGATGCTTTGCTTTTTATGCGGGAGAGCCGGACAGAGAACTGGTGATCAATAAGCCTGACGGTTTTGTGATCATGACCCCTCAAAACGACGGATGGGCTGCTCTTATCGAGGATTGTTTTCCCGATGCGCGAAAGATCACCCGCTATGCCATCAAAAAAGATACGATATTTGACAAGGATGATCTGGCCAAAATGGCAGCAGGATTACCCGAAGGATATGAGCTCAAAAAGATAGACTCCGATATCTACGACCTGTGCATGACTGATCCCGTGACGGCTGACTTTGTATCTGCTTTTGAGAGCAAGGAAAAGTATCTGGAAATTGGACGCGGAATGGTGATCCTTAAAGACGGAAAGATAGTATCCGGCGCATCTTCTTATACCCGATACAATGAAGGCATAGAGATCGAAGTTGATACCGTTCCTGACGAACGCCGCAAGGGGCTTGCTACCGTTGTCCTCGCTTCATTGATCTCATCTTGTCTCGAAGAAGGACTTTACCCGAGCTGGGATGCCCATGATATGAATTCGGTACAGCTATCTAAGAGATTCGGCTATGAATTCGATCATGAGTATACCGCTTATGAGGTGGCTTCAGACAGAAGAACACATTAA
- a CDS encoding Protoporphyrinogen IX oxidase, menaquinone-dependent (flavodoxin domain), which produces MKTLVIYTSQTGFTKKYAEWIAEKTSGDILELKDAQKKSDSFFADYQAIVYGGWLMAGSTVKVKWFLNKAASWQDKRLAVFCVGGSPNDNPDVEVTLKKMLTDEQRKYIRPFYCQGGFNYEKMNGPSKLAMKMFVSALKKKKDQTEEEKIMTKMIATSYDISDIKYIEPIVEYLEKP; this is translated from the coding sequence ATGAAGACATTAGTAATCTACACATCACAGACAGGGTTTACCAAGAAGTATGCAGAATGGATCGCAGAAAAGACATCCGGCGACATCCTTGAACTCAAGGATGCGCAAAAGAAGAGCGACAGCTTCTTCGCCGACTATCAGGCGATCGTATACGGCGGATGGCTCATGGCAGGCAGCACCGTAAAGGTAAAGTGGTTCCTTAATAAGGCCGCCTCATGGCAGGACAAGAGACTTGCCGTCTTCTGCGTAGGCGGAAGCCCAAACGACAACCCCGATGTTGAGGTCACACTAAAGAAGATGCTCACGGATGAGCAGCGAAAATATATAAGACCTTTTTACTGCCAGGGCGGATTTAACTACGAGAAGATGAACGGTCCTTCAAAGCTTGCCATGAAGATGTTCGTATCTGCTCTCAAGAAAAAGAAGGATCAGACCGAGGAAGAAAAGATCATGACGAAGATGATCGCTACTTCATACGATATCTCGGATATCAAATACATCGAGCCGATAGTTGAATATCTCGAGAAACCGTAA
- a CDS encoding DNA-binding transcriptional regulator, MarR family, whose protein sequence is MDYDKKMHMNNVEFGDMPPQAFLLGLLSAFDNRYQAAADAFFREITWKQFFAIICINLCKEPPTLNELSDVMGSSHQNVKQILLKLEKKGFVSFITDPNDKRKQRILVTDSCRDFLEENDNNGKQSQYIIGRIFEGVDEKDLITTIQTIMKMERNLSEL, encoded by the coding sequence ATGGATTACGACAAGAAGATGCATATGAATAATGTCGAGTTTGGAGACATGCCGCCTCAGGCATTCCTGCTCGGCCTCCTGAGCGCTTTCGATAACCGATATCAGGCTGCGGCGGATGCTTTCTTCAGGGAGATCACGTGGAAGCAGTTCTTCGCGATCATCTGTATCAACCTCTGCAAGGAACCTCCGACGCTGAATGAACTTTCGGATGTCATGGGCAGCTCGCACCAGAACGTAAAACAGATCCTTTTGAAGCTCGAAAAGAAGGGCTTCGTGTCATTCATCACTGACCCGAACGACAAGCGAAAGCAGAGGATACTCGTAACTGACAGCTGCAGGGATTTCCTGGAGGAAAACGACAACAACGGAAAGCAGAGTCAGTACATCATCGGCCGCATCTTCGAAGGTGTAGACGAGAAAGACCTGATCACTACCATACAGACGATAATGAAGATGGAAAGGAATCTCAGCGAACTATGA
- a CDS encoding Vancomycin resistance protein YoaR, contains peptidoglycan-binding and VanW domains — MKKSGNAGGRNTGIARSGVRSVGPYSYGNTGSQVQEPAPAYSGCYTSYRSRVRQKRQKKLRKLAVIAAAAVLVVTLIVLFFAGVFQKRYEVTLADGSVAKMTRNELIAELTVDVFPEGIIINGIDVSGMTKEEALAAIKANKPERPLEINVTLSLDGREYPMDLSSLPIDVNDAEVVDKAFNNLIPKGEETPEDLVAMFNAKEALKNTPATYQTAYTPNTADISTQVHGVLDPLDREAVDAVITGFDPATCQFEYTDSQTGYDIDIDKAVSDVKALLDGGTYIGTVEIDAAITEPSLTSSMIENEFGLISSTSSSTSTSSSARANNVATAASSINGLIIPAGGSFSFNGTVGERTAANGYQEAGVIVEGATEQGYGGGVCQVSTMVYESAVKADLQIDERHPHQWPAKYADDGCDAAVDWGSQDLRFTNNSGYPIVISAYHDYSSMRISVAIYGHKLANGEYITFSGDSVDTADFQTTYVQNTELPVGQTNTTRTGHNAKTATSYKVRYDANGNEISRQTFTTYYNVINEEIEVGTLQADGTQASFDPTTGSVAASETSDTSDTSDTDIVDDSSDWEWEDDEDVYYDDDDWDDTRDYEDDY; from the coding sequence ATGAAGAAGAGCGGAAATGCCGGAGGTAGGAATACCGGCATTGCTAGGTCCGGAGTAAGGTCTGTAGGGCCTTATTCATACGGTAACACGGGAAGTCAGGTTCAGGAGCCTGCGCCCGCGTATAGCGGATGTTACACTTCTTACAGGAGCAGAGTCAGACAAAAGAGGCAGAAGAAGCTTCGAAAGCTTGCCGTCATTGCTGCGGCTGCTGTCCTGGTCGTTACCCTTATAGTTCTCTTTTTTGCAGGCGTATTCCAAAAGCGTTATGAGGTCACATTGGCTGACGGAAGTGTAGCCAAGATGACACGTAATGAGCTGATAGCAGAACTTACCGTGGATGTATTCCCTGAAGGCATCATCATCAACGGGATCGATGTAAGCGGGATGACCAAAGAGGAGGCACTGGCAGCCATCAAGGCCAATAAGCCCGAGCGTCCTTTGGAGATCAATGTCACGCTTTCACTTGACGGACGAGAGTATCCCATGGATCTGAGCTCGCTTCCCATAGACGTAAACGATGCTGAAGTAGTCGATAAGGCTTTCAACAATTTGATCCCCAAGGGCGAAGAAACACCTGAGGATCTCGTTGCCATGTTCAATGCAAAGGAAGCCCTCAAGAACACTCCCGCAACGTATCAGACTGCATATACGCCCAATACTGCAGATATATCCACGCAGGTTCACGGTGTTCTCGATCCTCTCGATCGCGAGGCTGTGGATGCCGTTATCACCGGTTTTGATCCCGCGACATGTCAGTTCGAATATACCGATTCACAGACCGGTTACGATATCGATATCGATAAGGCCGTAAGTGACGTTAAGGCACTTCTTGACGGCGGAACGTATATCGGAACCGTTGAGATCGATGCAGCGATAACAGAGCCTTCTCTCACATCGTCCATGATCGAGAATGAGTTCGGCCTCATATCTTCCACATCGTCTTCAACGAGTACATCCAGTTCCGCAAGAGCCAATAATGTTGCTACTGCCGCATCTTCCATCAACGGACTGATAATCCCTGCGGGAGGATCCTTCTCCTTTAACGGAACGGTCGGTGAGAGAACTGCTGCCAACGGATATCAGGAGGCAGGTGTCATCGTAGAGGGTGCTACGGAGCAGGGCTACGGCGGCGGTGTTTGTCAGGTAAGCACCATGGTATACGAATCAGCCGTTAAGGCGGATCTTCAGATCGACGAAAGACATCCTCATCAGTGGCCGGCCAAGTATGCGGACGACGGATGTGATGCTGCAGTCGACTGGGGCTCTCAGGATTTAAGGTTCACCAATAACAGCGGCTATCCTATCGTAATAAGCGCATATCATGACTATTCCTCCATGAGGATCTCGGTTGCCATCTACGGACATAAGCTCGCTAACGGCGAGTACATTACTTTCTCGGGCGACAGTGTCGATACCGCGGATTTCCAGACTACTTACGTTCAGAATACGGAGCTGCCCGTCGGCCAGACCAATACGACGAGGACCGGTCATAACGCAAAGACTGCAACTTCATATAAGGTCAGATACGACGCAAACGGCAACGAGATCTCCAGACAGACTTTCACGACATACTATAATGTGATCAACGAGGAGATCGAAGTCGGCACACTCCAGGCTGATGGTACACAGGCTTCTTTCGATCCAACAACAGGAAGCGTGGCTGCTTCCGAAACTTCCGATACGTCTGATACGTCTGATACGGATATCGTAGATGATTCTTCTGACTGGGAATGGGAAGATGATGAAGATGTATATTATGATGATGACGATTGGGACGATACCCGGGATTACGAAGACGATTACTGA